One genomic window of Candidatus Kuenenia stuttgartiensis includes the following:
- a CDS encoding type II toxin-antitoxin system RelE family toxin, with protein MHRTTNRFWKYFENLPPLVQKRARKNFELLKKNHSHPSLHFKKGGVLWSARVGMNHRALSVEDGKDYIWVWIGTHDEYERMINKKG; from the coding sequence ATGCATCGGACAACAAATCGATTCTGGAAATATTTTGAGAATCTTCCACCACTTGTTCAAAAGAGAGCTAGGAAGAATTTTGAGCTTCTCAAAAAGAACCATTCGCATCCATCTCTTCATTTTAAAAAAGGTGGAGTGCTTTGGTCAGCCAGAGTCGGAATGAATCATAGGGCACTTTCAGTTGAAGATGGTAAAGATTATATTTGGGTTTGGATAGGTACTCACGATGAGTACGAGCGTATGATTAATAAAAAGGGCTAA
- a CDS encoding ISAs1 family transposase, with product MNQHTTPIDNTHNELLHSITVRPVSQNDQANWDTLMRQHHYLGFHSLVGESIRYVAESQGQWLALIGWAAAALKCTVRDKWIGWPPFLKSQRLKLIANNSRFLILPQIHVPNLASRILSLNLKRLSQDWTKVYGHPIWLVETFVDPRFFKGVCYKAAGWIFLGHSTGFARSSQGYLLHNKPKMVFVRSLKAQVQKQLNNLNLTIQLRKETKPMKLSLKDAEFLDELLQQIPEHRMPRGVRHRKRSILAISICAIICNAWSFAAIAEWAKRCPQNMLKRLSCRYNAKTKRYEPPSEPTIRRFLQQVDAEAVDKVLSRWFQSVGDKSLPIAVDGKTLCGARQPDGKQVHLLAAFLHKQGIVLAQTQVDRKTNEIPMVPVLFDDLDIKDRVVTFDALHAQKETARYLVEDKKAEYIFTVKDNQKTIKQAIKELNLSSFPPLSTKQLKKAMAALKSAGFGPAPN from the coding sequence ATGAACCAGCATACAACACCAATCGATAACACACACAACGAACTACTTCATTCAATTACCGTTCGTCCTGTTTCACAAAACGACCAGGCAAATTGGGACACACTGATGCGCCAGCATCATTACCTTGGATTTCATTCTCTCGTAGGAGAATCAATTCGCTACGTAGCGGAATCACAGGGACAATGGCTTGCCTTGATCGGCTGGGCTGCCGCAGCATTAAAATGTACCGTTCGCGATAAGTGGATTGGATGGCCGCCATTTTTAAAATCGCAACGACTGAAACTCATAGCAAACAACTCACGTTTCCTGATCCTTCCTCAGATACACGTACCAAACCTTGCCTCCCGTATTCTTTCTCTTAACCTTAAGCGCTTATCACAAGACTGGACTAAGGTCTATGGGCATCCAATCTGGCTTGTGGAGACCTTTGTCGATCCTCGTTTTTTTAAAGGCGTCTGCTATAAGGCCGCAGGATGGATTTTTTTAGGACATTCAACCGGTTTTGCCAGATCATCACAAGGCTATCTTCTGCACAATAAGCCAAAGATGGTCTTTGTTCGCTCATTGAAAGCACAAGTCCAAAAACAACTTAACAACCTTAATCTTACCATACAATTAAGAAAGGAGACAAAGCCTATGAAATTATCTTTAAAAGATGCGGAATTTCTTGACGAATTATTGCAGCAAATCCCTGAACATCGCATGCCCAGAGGCGTTCGCCACAGGAAACGTTCTATCCTGGCAATTTCTATCTGTGCTATCATCTGCAATGCCTGGAGCTTTGCCGCCATTGCAGAGTGGGCAAAGCGTTGTCCGCAAAATATGCTCAAACGTCTCTCCTGCCGTTACAATGCAAAAACGAAACGATACGAACCACCGAGTGAACCTACCATCAGGCGTTTCTTACAGCAGGTGGATGCAGAAGCAGTTGATAAAGTCCTCTCGCGTTGGTTTCAATCTGTAGGTGATAAAAGCCTGCCCATTGCGGTTGACGGGAAAACCCTTTGCGGTGCAAGACAGCCTGACGGCAAACAGGTACATTTGCTTGCCGCTTTTCTTCATAAACAGGGTATAGTTCTCGCACAAACTCAGGTAGACCGCAAAACAAACGAAATACCGATGGTTCCGGTATTGTTTGATGATTTAGACATAAAAGACCGTGTCGTTACTTTCGATGCCTTACATGCGCAAAAGGAAACCGCCCGTTATCTGGTAGAAGACAAAAAGGCAGAATATATATTCACGGTGAAAGATAATCAAAAAACCATAAAACAAGCCATCAAGGAACTGAATCTCAGTTCTTTTCCCCCCCTCAGCACGAAACAATTGAAAAAGGCCATGGCCGCATTGAAATCCGCAGGATTTGGACCAGCACCGAATTAA
- a CDS encoding transposase has product MHRIFTKVKTGKKTEEIVYGITSLTQQKASPKTILKFSRGHWSIENGLHYVRDTSFREDHSQIRTQNAPRAMASLKNLVVGLFHFLNVPNIAKTLRNFAARPFLALQMLRL; this is encoded by the coding sequence ATTCATAGAATATTTACAAAAGTCAAGACCGGCAAAAAGACCGAGGAAATTGTTTACGGTATTACCAGCCTGACACAACAAAAAGCAAGTCCCAAAACCATTCTTAAGTTTTCCCGCGGACACTGGTCAATAGAAAATGGACTTCATTATGTGCGTGATACCTCCTTCCGTGAAGACCATTCTCAAATACGCACACAAAATGCCCCAAGGGCAATGGCTTCTTTGAAGAACCTTGTGGTTGGGCTGTTTCATTTTCTCAATGTACCAAATATTGCAAAGACGCTCAGAAATTTTGCGGCAAGACCTTTTCTTGCACTTCAAATGCTTCGCTTGTAA
- the polX gene encoding DNA polymerase/3'-5' exonuclease PolX has protein sequence MKNHEVALLFGKIADVLELKGENTFRINSYRKAARVIEDLTEDIEALARDDKLTNIPGIGKGTADKIIEYITTGKMSKYEEVAKGISEETVALMQIPGLGPKTVAMLNKELGIVNLVDIENAIRDGKLKGLFGIGEKKIENIVKGIELYKTSQQRISIGMAYPIVKRIIERLKQNPKVKEIQAAGSLRRMKETVGDIDILATGNDGAEIIKSFVTMPEVTQILASGTTKGSVRLEEGVQADLRVVNEEEYGAALQYFTGSKDHNVHLRELAKKKGYKISEYGIFEGEKKLGGRHESDIYKILGMDWIPPELRENRGEIEAAIEKTLPKLIEYSDIKGDLHNHSNWSDGHCTFEEMAEHAMKRGYAYMVVSDHSQSLHIANGLTEERLLKEIDEIDKLNKNLKGFTLLKASEVDIRTDGSLDFSDRMLEKLDVVIAAIHSGFKQEKEKITQRMIAAIQNPFVNIIAHPTGRLISKRVGYDVDIEKVLDACAETDTALEINCYYDRLDLNDIYCKKAKERGVKIAISTDSHHTDQMWMMELGVGIARRGWLESQDVINTFSLEKLKSFCKKKRKHGKRTM, from the coding sequence GTGAAGAATCACGAAGTTGCATTACTCTTCGGAAAAATTGCTGATGTACTGGAACTGAAAGGCGAAAATACCTTTCGTATCAACTCTTACCGCAAGGCGGCAAGGGTAATAGAGGACTTAACGGAAGATATTGAAGCCCTCGCAAGGGACGATAAATTAACCAATATTCCCGGAATAGGTAAAGGCACGGCAGATAAAATTATTGAATATATTACAACGGGAAAAATGTCAAAATACGAGGAGGTTGCAAAGGGGATATCTGAAGAAACGGTCGCACTCATGCAGATACCAGGTTTAGGGCCAAAGACGGTTGCGATGCTCAATAAGGAATTGGGTATTGTGAATCTTGTTGATATAGAAAATGCAATCCGGGATGGGAAGTTGAAGGGTCTGTTCGGTATTGGAGAAAAAAAGATTGAGAATATCGTAAAAGGCATAGAATTATACAAAACAAGCCAGCAACGCATTTCCATAGGGATGGCATATCCGATAGTAAAGAGGATTATTGAACGATTAAAACAAAACCCAAAGGTTAAGGAAATACAGGCTGCCGGTTCTTTGCGAAGGATGAAGGAAACTGTTGGCGATATTGATATCCTTGCAACAGGAAATGATGGGGCAGAAATAATAAAGTCATTTGTCACCATGCCGGAAGTGACGCAGATACTTGCCTCCGGAACTACAAAGGGAAGCGTCAGACTGGAAGAGGGCGTTCAGGCGGACCTGCGAGTGGTAAATGAAGAGGAGTATGGGGCTGCCCTGCAATACTTTACCGGGTCAAAGGACCATAACGTTCATCTCCGGGAACTGGCAAAGAAAAAGGGTTATAAAATCAGTGAGTATGGCATTTTCGAGGGAGAAAAGAAATTAGGCGGAAGGCATGAATCTGATATTTACAAAATATTGGGGATGGATTGGATTCCTCCGGAATTGCGGGAAAACAGGGGGGAAATTGAAGCCGCCATTGAAAAAACACTACCCAAATTGATCGAGTATTCCGATATAAAAGGCGATCTTCATAATCATTCCAATTGGAGCGATGGGCACTGCACCTTTGAGGAGATGGCGGAACATGCGATGAAGAGGGGATATGCATATATGGTGGTATCCGATCATTCACAATCACTCCATATAGCAAACGGTTTAACTGAGGAAAGATTACTTAAGGAAATTGATGAAATAGACAAACTCAATAAAAATTTAAAAGGCTTTACATTATTGAAAGCCTCTGAGGTTGATATCAGGACGGATGGTTCCCTTGATTTTTCAGACAGAATGCTCGAAAAACTTGACGTAGTGATAGCGGCCATACATAGCGGTTTTAAACAGGAAAAAGAGAAGATTACGCAAAGAATGATTGCCGCCATACAAAACCCATTTGTCAACATTATCGCACACCCAACGGGACGCCTTATCAGCAAACGCGTTGGGTATGATGTTGATATCGAAAAAGTTCTGGATGCATGTGCGGAAACCGACACGGCGCTGGAGATTAATTGCTATTATGACCGGCTTGACCTGAATGACATATATTGTAAAAAGGCAAAAGAGAGGGGAGTGAAGATAGCTATTAGCACCGACTCCCACCACACAGATCAAATGTGGATGATGGAACTGGGAGTAGGAATTGCCAGAAGAGGTTGGCTGGAATCGCAAGATGTGATAAATACGTTTTCGCTGGAGAAATTAAAGTCCTTTTGTAAAAAGAAACGAAAGCATGGGAAACGTACTATGTAA